One window of Nostoc sp. C052 genomic DNA carries:
- a CDS encoding TspO/MBR family protein, translating to MNKFNNTGILENFVNTVMGVKTLNQQKSPNTFIATTQELDVRAVLVYTLGTILQILVMIFVLLVMEKLVILIDKNSYFSSWFSTLLTGLFFALLSIRSRIFSLLDNTRSRQTYDQVIRPRWSPPPLAFPIVWMIIAILRVISSVLVWQQMNHQFLVLPLILFVVHLALGDTWNTIFTVERRLGAAVPVVILGPWLSAVIVTAIYWQTNPVAGMTLSFSCVWLTLAAVLVFRIWQLNGSEPLYPLKLKPLEK from the coding sequence ATGAATAAATTCAATAATACGGGAATACTTGAAAACTTTGTCAATACAGTGATGGGAGTAAAAACTCTTAATCAACAAAAGTCTCCAAATACATTCATAGCTACTACACAAGAATTAGATGTCAGGGCAGTTTTAGTTTATACACTAGGAACTATCCTACAAATATTAGTCATGATTTTCGTGTTACTGGTTATGGAAAAATTAGTAATATTGATTGATAAAAATTCTTATTTTTCTAGCTGGTTTAGTACTTTATTGACGGGATTATTTTTTGCATTATTGAGTATCCGCTCCCGAATTTTTTCTCTTTTAGATAATACCCGTTCTCGTCAGACTTATGACCAGGTAATCAGACCAAGATGGTCTCCTCCACCTTTAGCATTTCCTATAGTTTGGATGATAATTGCCATTCTGCGGGTAATTTCTTCTGTATTAGTTTGGCAGCAAATGAATCACCAGTTTTTAGTGCTACCTTTAATTTTGTTTGTGGTACATCTGGCTTTAGGAGATACCTGGAATACGATTTTTACTGTAGAACGGAGATTAGGGGCAGCTGTTCCTGTCGTTATTTTAGGCCCTTGGTTATCTGCTGTAATAGTGACGGCAATTTATTGGCAAACTAATCCTGTAGCGGGAATGACTTTATCATTTTCTTGTGTATGGCTAACTTTAGCGGCTGTATTGGTATTTAGAATTTGGCAATTAAATGGTTCTGAACCACTGTATCCTTTGAAACTAAAGCCTTTGGAGAAATAA
- a CDS encoding Crp/Fnr family transcriptional regulator — MLSPVVTVSIFQKQPDPKAFSAGQVIFEEGQPGDEMYGILEGEVDILVNGKIVETIETGEVFGAGVLVGVEDRTYSAIAKVDSKLGFLDREGFLFAVQETPVFALQVMKSYSERLSRLQHII; from the coding sequence ATGCTAAGTCCTGTGGTAACAGTCAGTATCTTTCAAAAACAACCCGATCCTAAAGCATTTTCGGCAGGCCAAGTCATCTTTGAAGAAGGACAGCCTGGTGATGAAATGTACGGCATTCTCGAAGGAGAGGTAGATATATTAGTCAATGGCAAGATTGTAGAAACCATTGAAACGGGCGAAGTTTTTGGTGCCGGGGTACTTGTAGGAGTAGAAGATAGAACTTACTCAGCTATTGCCAAGGTGGATAGCAAGCTAGGTTTCCTCGATCGGGAAGGGTTTCTCTTTGCCGTTCAGGAAACACCCGTGTTTGCCCTACAGGTGATGAAAAGTTACTCAGAACGCCTGAGTCGCTTGCAGCATATTATCTAA